In bacterium, the following proteins share a genomic window:
- the galT gene encoding galactose-1-phosphate uridylyltransferase produces MSELRKDPIVSRWVIISEERGKRPSDFPPDDKKRKGNLCPFCEGQEHNTPREVLAYRHNGDANQSGWLLRVVPNKFPALQIEGELNPRGEGMFDLMNGLGAHEVIIETPDHQRDLTDLDVKEFERILWAYRDRIQDLQKDIRFKYILIFKNHGSAAGATVEHTHSQLIATPVVPKIVMEELQGVQKHYDLKERCIYCDMIRQELQDRKRIVLENEHFITLAPFASCFPFELWILPKQHQSHFEEESNERYMHLAELFKETLTRLGRALDHPPYNYVIHTSPINAKTDSPYHWHIEITPKLTKVAGFEWGSGFYINPTPPEQAAEYLRQVKLTDV; encoded by the coding sequence ATGTCTGAACTGCGAAAGGATCCGATTGTAAGCCGTTGGGTGATTATCTCCGAAGAGCGCGGTAAAAGGCCGTCTGATTTTCCTCCGGATGACAAAAAAAGGAAGGGCAATTTATGTCCTTTCTGTGAAGGTCAAGAACACAACACTCCCCGTGAAGTGCTGGCATACCGGCACAACGGCGATGCCAACCAGTCCGGCTGGCTCCTGCGCGTAGTTCCCAACAAATTTCCCGCGCTTCAGATCGAGGGCGAACTCAATCCCCGAGGCGAAGGCATGTTCGATCTGATGAATGGATTGGGTGCACACGAAGTCATTATTGAAACACCGGATCATCAGCGTGATCTTACCGACCTTGATGTTAAAGAGTTTGAACGTATTTTATGGGCGTATCGTGATCGGATACAGGATTTGCAAAAAGATATTCGGTTTAAATACATTTTAATTTTTAAAAATCACGGCTCGGCTGCCGGCGCTACCGTAGAACACACTCATTCGCAATTGATTGCAACGCCGGTCGTTCCCAAAATTGTCATGGAAGAACTTCAGGGTGTTCAGAAACACTACGACCTGAAAGAACGTTGCATTTATTGCGATATGATACGGCAGGAATTGCAAGACCGCAAACGCATCGTTTTAGAAAATGAACATTTCATCACCCTTGCGCCGTTCGCTTCTTGCTTTCCTTTTGAATTATGGATTTTGCCAAAACAACATCAGTCTCATTTTGAAGAAGAATCCAATGAGCGTTATATGCATCTGGCGGAATTATTCAAAGAAACGTTGACTCGGTTGGGTCGGGCACTGGATCATCCACCTTACAATTATGTAATTCATACGTCGCCCATCAACGCAAAAACCGATTCACCGTATCATTGGCATATTGAAATTACTCCCAAATTGACGAAAGTAGCGGGATTTGAATGGGGCAGTGGATTTTATATTAACCCTACGCCGCCGGAACAGGCTGCGGAATATTTACGACAAGTTAAATTAACGGACGTTTAA